One stretch of Streptomyces hygroscopicus DNA includes these proteins:
- a CDS encoding GntR family transcriptional regulator, which produces MYHARREEAVSDGAQFRQVSPVRLYQRIVEQIEQAITRGDLKPGQRLPSERELVTQFGASRPTVREALRVLESNGLVRSRRVIRRARRSCRSRRPA; this is translated from the coding sequence ATGTACCACGCTCGAAGGGAAGAAGCCGTGAGTGACGGTGCACAGTTCCGGCAGGTCTCACCGGTACGGCTCTACCAGCGCATCGTCGAGCAGATCGAGCAGGCGATCACGCGAGGTGATCTGAAGCCCGGTCAACGGCTGCCGAGCGAGCGGGAGTTGGTGACGCAGTTCGGGGCGAGCCGGCCCACGGTGCGGGAGGCCCTGCGCGTACTGGAGAGCAACGGCCTCGTCCGCTCGCGCCGGGTGATCCGAAGGGCCCGGAGATCCTGCCGTTCTCGCCGGCCGGCCTGA